A part of Candidatus Lernaella stagnicola genomic DNA contains:
- a CDS encoding SUMF1/EgtB/PvdO family nonheme iron enzyme gives MVKRIVITLAVLLAVVLAARFGYEAAEVKYHPPVVPEVSDPAWRDPFWRTTYTAEEWAGIVDLQCPAGMVLIPAGSVDSVWDPRSSHFKRKLGEPRAVAAYCMDRFEYPNERYALPRTKVSWREADQLCRAAGKRLCAEDEWELACTMGRGWRFTYGPEYVPHRCNTEQPVGTLQAIAPTGARFECRNRFAVFDLNGNVSEWVAEPIEYRNGAFGVVRGGTAWRGAEYGGDCFSRHTHPVDDACWEDDGFRCCADPQPK, from the coding sequence ATGGTTAAGAGAATCGTCATCACCCTCGCGGTTTTGTTGGCCGTGGTACTGGCGGCGCGCTTCGGCTACGAGGCCGCCGAGGTAAAGTACCACCCGCCCGTCGTGCCGGAAGTGTCCGATCCGGCTTGGCGCGATCCGTTTTGGCGCACCACGTACACGGCCGAGGAATGGGCCGGAATCGTCGACCTGCAATGTCCGGCCGGCATGGTGTTGATTCCCGCGGGCTCGGTCGACTCCGTGTGGGATCCGCGTTCGAGCCACTTTAAACGGAAACTGGGCGAGCCGCGCGCCGTGGCTGCTTACTGCATGGACCGCTTCGAATACCCGAACGAACGCTACGCGTTGCCCCGAACCAAAGTAAGCTGGCGCGAAGCCGACCAGTTGTGCCGCGCGGCGGGCAAGCGGTTATGCGCCGAAGACGAATGGGAACTGGCCTGCACCATGGGTCGCGGGTGGCGTTTCACGTACGGCCCGGAATACGTACCGCATCGATGCAACACCGAACAACCGGTCGGCACGCTCCAGGCCATCGCCCCAACCGGCGCGCGCTTCGAATGCCGCAATCGCTTCGCCGTCTTCGATTTGAACGGGAACGTCAGCGAGTGGGTCGCTGAGCCCATCGAATATCGGAACGGAGCTTTTGGCGTCGTACGCGGCGGGACGGCGTGGCGCGGGGCGGAATACGGCGGCGATTGCTTTTCGCGACACACCCACCCCGTCGACGACGCTTGCTGGGAAGACGACGGCTTTCGTTGTTGCGCCGATCCGCAACCGAAATAG